From the genome of Oryza glaberrima chromosome 1, OglaRS2, whole genome shotgun sequence:
TTGAACATTTGGTGCAACAACCTAGTACTTTTTTCCTGAGATGGGTCCACTACCACATCCAACAGAAATTCACTTTTTACCCccgaaaaagagaaaaaaaaaggaatatctTCAAAACTTGGTTTATGGAGTTATCATGTCCTGAAGGTTAAAATCGGCACTTCCATCCATCACATTTAAATTACTGCCTACGTTGAAAATATGAACTGTGGTTATTCCTTATTTCTGCATAACTGTTACAGCTGGGAACCAAAGCATGGAAGAATGCTCGCGATGCTACTGGATTGACTCCGGAGGATTACGCTCGGAAGAGAGGCCACGAATCCTACATCGAGATGGTCCAGAACAAGATTGACAGCAGGTTACCCAAAGCTCATGTGTCTGTCACCATATCCAGCACCACATCCACCACCGACTTCACCGAAAAGCACGCGAGCCAATCGAAGACTACAGATCAAACCGCATTTGATGTGGAGAAGGGCCAACAGATCAGCACAAAGCCACCACTGAGCTGCAGGCAGTGTCTCCCAGAACTCGCTTACCGGCATCATTTGAACAGGTTTCTGTCAACCAGGCCAGCAGTACTCTCCTTGGTCGCCATTGCTGCTGTCTGTGTCTGTGTAGGGTTGATCATGCAGGGGCCACCCCACATTGGAGGTATGAGAGGTCCTTTCCGCTGGAATTCTTTGCGTTCAGGCCCCAAGTGATATGGTAGATTGACTGCCAAGCATCTGCAAATACAGTTCAGCTGTATCATGCAGCATGGAGATGTTTTGCTTCGAGTCTGTATATTCTTGTCACatagatttatctttttacggaataactatatttgtttacTACTTTACTGTACAACATTTAGAATTCGAAACTTGCATATCTAGAAATTCCATTGGACAGGCATCCTGACCTTGATAGAATGCAGTACTATCTGAATGGTTTTACCGTGAGCAGAGCAGctgacagagtgacagtgcTTCCATGCTCTTtaataatactccatccgtctcataatataagggattttaagtttctACTTGTattgtttaaccactcgtcttatttaaaaaatttgtgcaaatataaaaaacgaaaagttgtgcttaaaatactttggataataaaataagtcacaaaaaaaataatttcaaatttttttaataagatgaatggtcaaacagtgcaaacaaaaacttaaaatcccgtatattatgggacggagggagtagaatgcAGTATAGCACTATCACAGAGAGAGTAAAATAGCTTTGGTTTGGATCTAGCTGTAATTAAAGTCGAGGATCTCTGGTTGGTGATATGCCAGATGTTAAAATTgctttggtttttttatgggagGTCATGGAGGCTTTGTAAAAATCAGATCCAGTTGTCCAGCTTatctttttagaaaattattgtcacaacaaattttggtaatatatttgttttgcaaCACGGTATGGTACAAGTTTTTCAGCCTATTGTTTCACTTGTTCATATGCTTATTTGAATCGCTTATTAGCAAACAAAAGATAATTTGTGAGTAAAACCTTTACATGCATGTCCTTAGCAACTCAAAAGCAAATACTATAAAATAAACAACGATGGgagaaaaattaaattcaaattttacttctaaaattcaaattttggcttataagcataagcataatcCAACGAGGCCTAATTCCATCTGTACGCGAAAGCGTCTTGACAAAATAGCATATGCAAGAGAGCTTGCTTAATTATTCAGAGATCAAGCAAGACACCAGATTTGGACAGAAATGCACTGCGCACAAGACAAGGACCAATGAGAGGCTTCAGTTTCTTTATAGTTTCATCATCCCCTCACCACTCACCACACAAGCTTCTTTAACACAAGAACACTAAGCATAAGACCTTAAACATACCTGCCTGCTACTAAGGCAGTGAAAATAGATACATGTAGTGACGGTCTGATTAAGTTCAGAGGCTGAAGTGTAGATAAAAACATCTCCAAAATCAATGGAAACATTTCCGAAACAGTTTTAGAGGCTGCAAGTGTTTGTTTATGCAGAAGGCTCCTCCCACTTGAGGGGTTTCACCACCTCCCAGGTGAAGTCAGGGTCCTCCCTCCCGAAGTGCCCGTAAGCCGCCGTCTTCAGGTAGCGGCCATTGCCACCCCTCATCAGGTCGAGGTTGATGATGATCATGCCTGGCCTGAAATCGAAGTTCTCCGTGACAATCCTGAGGATCTCCCTGTCAGGGATCTTGCCCGTGCCGTAAGTGTCGACGAACACCGAGAGCGGTTCCGGCACGCCAATGGCATACGACACCTGGACAATGCAGCGGCGCGCGAGGCCATTGGCAACGATGCTCTTGGCCGCCTGCCTTGCAATGTAGGCTCCGCTCCGGTCAACCTTGGTCGGGTCCTTGCCGGAGAACGCGCCACCACCGTGTGCTCCCCAGCCACCGTAGGTGTCGATGATGATCTTGCGCCCGGTGAGACCTGCATCTCCATGAGGTCCACCGATGACGAAGCGACCTGACGGGTTGAGATGGAAGATGGTCTTCTCATCAAGGTACTGCTCTGGGATGACAGGCTTGATGACATGCTCCTTCAGGTCAGCCGCGATTTCGTCGTTGGTCACGGTCTCATCGTGCTGGGTGGAGATGAGCACGGTGTGGACGCGGAGAGGGACCATGGCGCCATTGTCGTTCTGGTAATCCACTGTCACTTGCGTCTTCCCATCAGGCCTCAGCCATGCGCATGCCCCGTTCTTGCGGACCTCGGTGAGACGGGCACCGAGCTTGGTAGCAAGAACAT
Proteins encoded in this window:
- the LOC127769534 gene encoding S-adenosylmethionine synthase 3; the protein is MAEVDTFLFTSESVNEGHPDKLCDQISDAVLDACLAEDPESKVACETCTKTNMVMVFGEITTKANVDYEKIVRDTCRGIGFVSNDVGLDAEHCKVLVNIEQQSPDIAQGVHGHFTKRPEEIGAGDQGHMFGYATDETPELMPLSHVLATKLGARLTEVRKNGACAWLRPDGKTQVTVDYQNDNGAMVPLRVHTVLISTQHDETVTNDEIAADLKEHVIKPVIPEQYLDEKTIFHLNPSGRFVIGGPHGDAGLTGRKIIIDTYGGWGAHGGGAFSGKDPTKVDRSGAYIARQAAKSIVANGLARRCIVQVSYAIGVPEPLSVFVDTYGTGKIPDREILRIVTENFDFRPGMIIINLDLMRGGNGRYLKTAAYGHFGREDPDFTWEVVKPLKWEEPSA